In a genomic window of Myxococcus fulvus:
- a CDS encoding PhnD/SsuA/transferrin family substrate-binding protein: MKTPRFPWAILALAFLVASPAVAAAPKKATVGVFLATTLSDGQERFQYAEALAAKLTEVLDRPVAAKSFGRYEDFARAMADGLVDFAVVEGWAAVQLGSRATPLAWASRPGESQQRWAIVSTHKGAVKDLAGKRLALVKGAGPADPKFVTHAVLGGDLDAQRHFKLSPVPNVESALKMLEAKGAEAALVPVSHVPKDKELRVLFRSARLPGAVLVDLRNHKDALEQALPTVGAVAPFEPFTRIQGKDFEDFRRLVTQGPPRRQPVFADVADTRVDAEVFVRAEALGPSLPSFTSDLAVAAEQPDD; encoded by the coding sequence ATGAAGACGCCTCGTTTCCCGTGGGCCATCCTCGCGCTGGCCTTCCTCGTCGCATCCCCGGCCGTCGCCGCCGCCCCCAAGAAGGCCACCGTGGGCGTCTTCCTCGCCACCACCTTGAGTGATGGTCAGGAGCGCTTCCAGTACGCGGAGGCCCTGGCCGCCAAGCTCACCGAGGTCCTGGACCGCCCCGTCGCCGCCAAGAGCTTCGGCCGCTACGAGGACTTCGCGCGCGCCATGGCCGACGGCCTGGTCGACTTCGCCGTGGTGGAGGGCTGGGCCGCCGTGCAGCTGGGCTCGCGCGCCACGCCCCTGGCCTGGGCCTCGCGCCCGGGGGAGTCCCAGCAGCGCTGGGCCATCGTCTCCACCCACAAGGGCGCGGTGAAGGACCTCGCCGGCAAGCGCCTGGCCCTGGTGAAGGGCGCCGGCCCCGCCGACCCCAAGTTCGTCACCCACGCGGTGCTCGGCGGCGACTTGGACGCACAGCGCCATTTCAAGCTGTCGCCCGTGCCCAACGTGGAGTCCGCGCTGAAGATGCTCGAGGCCAAGGGCGCCGAGGCCGCGCTCGTCCCCGTGTCCCACGTCCCCAAGGACAAGGAGCTGCGCGTGCTCTTCCGCAGCGCCCGGCTCCCCGGCGCCGTCCTGGTGGACCTGCGCAACCACAAGGACGCCCTGGAGCAGGCCCTGCCCACCGTGGGCGCGGTGGCGCCGTTCGAGCCCTTCACGCGCATCCAGGGCAAGGACTTCGAGGACTTCCGACGTCTCGTGACCCAGGGCCCTCCGCGCCGCCAGCCCGTCTTCGCCGACGTGGCGGACACGCGCGTGGACGCCGAGGTCTTCGTCCGCGCGGAGGCGCTGGGGCCCTCGCTGCCGTCCTTCACCAGCGACCTCGCCGTCGCCGCCGAGCAGCCCGACGACTGA